The Kocuria flava nucleotide sequence CGACTCCCGCGGCACGTGCACCCGGATGCGGAAGCTGCCTCCGTCGGAGGCGTCCAGGACGTGGTCCTCGGTGCGGTGCATCTCGGGGCCGGTGCCGAACATCTCGTTCATGGCGGCGGCGGTGGCGCGGGCCTCGGCGGGGCTCATCTGCCACATGGGCTTGGCGTCGGGCCCGGCGGCGACGTCCGGACCGGCCGACGGAGGGACACGAGGACTGTGGCGTTCGAGATGCCGGCCACCCGGCGCGAGGCGGTCGCGCAGCACCTGCGGGAGGAGATCCTCTCCGGCGCCCTGCCCCCCGGCGCCCCCATCCGCGACGCCGAGATCGCCGCCCGCCTCGACGTGAGCATCACCCCGGTGCGCGAGGCCATCACCGAGCTCATCGGCGAGGGGCTCGTGGTCAGCACCGCCAACAAGCGCCGCCACGTCGCCGTGCTCACCCAGCGTCAGGCCATCGAGCTCATGGACGTGCTCGGGGTCGTCACCGTGGCCGCGCTCGAGCGCGCCGTGCCCGCCCTCGACGACGGACGCCTCGATGCGCTCGCCGGCGCCGTCACCCGCTTCACCGAGGAGGTGGGGCAGCATCATTTCGAGGCCTCCCGCGCCGGCCTGATCGACGCCGTGCGCGTGCTGCTGGCCACCGCCGACAACGACGAGCTGACGGCGATGGCCGAGCACGTGATGCTGCGCTCGCTGCGGCGGATCTCGCTCTACCCCTCCGGCCACCTCGTGCCGCTGTGGGCCGAGGGCTGGCAGGAGACCCTGCGGCTGCTGCGCGCGGGCGCCGGCCCGGAGGCGGTGGCCCGGCTGAAGGCGTTCTTCACGGAGCTCACCACCCGGATGCGGGCGGACCGCCCGCTCGACGCGACGGTCGGGCCGGCCGCGCAGGGCTGAGCGCGCACCGGGTGCCGGTGCCCGGGGTCCTCGGCGCGGCCGTTGGTCTCGGCGGTCTCAGGGCGTGCAGGTTCCGCCGCGCGGGGCGCCCTCGCCCAGGGCCACCAGGCTGCGGCGCAGCGTGTGCCACCAGCCGTCCCAGCCGAGCTCGTGCCACGGCACCCGGTCCTCGGCCGGGATCGCCAGGCGCCCGATCGCCGTGTACACCGCCAGGATGCCCGTGGCGGCCAGCAGGAGGAACAGATCCGTCGTCATGGGTGGCTCCTTGCCCGTGGGGGCCGGTCCGATCCGGCGCCCGCTCGTGCTGACCAGCCTGCTCGTCCGGCTCCGGCCGCACGAGTGGCAGAAATGCCGCCTTCCGATCAATTTCTGCCAACCCTGGTCAGGGGTGCGCCGCGCGGGCGGAGGACGGCCGCCCCCGGCGCGCGCCGCGGTGCTGCTCGGTCCGGGATTCCCCGCCCGTGCCGCCGGGGTGGTGCTCAGGCGGTGGTCGCGAAGCGGCGGCGGTACTGCTGTGGGCTGAGCCGGCGGACCCGGGCGAAGTGGTGGCGCAGCGTGGCCGCGTTGCCGAAGCCCACGTCCGCGGCGATGCGCTCCACCGGCAGGTCGGTCTCCTCGAGCAGCTGCTCGGCCCGGTGCAGGCGCCGCGCGGTGATCCAGGCGTGCGGGGTCGTGCCCG carries:
- a CDS encoding GntR family transcriptional regulator, which codes for MAFEMPATRREAVAQHLREEILSGALPPGAPIRDAEIAARLDVSITPVREAITELIGEGLVVSTANKRRHVAVLTQRQAIELMDVLGVVTVAALERAVPALDDGRLDALAGAVTRFTEEVGQHHFEASRAGLIDAVRVLLATADNDELTAMAEHVMLRSLRRISLYPSGHLVPLWAEGWQETLRLLRAGAGPEAVARLKAFFTELTTRMRADRPLDATVGPAAQG